The sequence CTTTTTCGGTACTTTCTTTCTCTCCACAATTCGAGCAATCCTGTGATGTGTTATGGGCGCTTACTGGAATTACCAACAAACCAGCTTTTTCGGCTTTGTTTGTCAGTATCGACAGAAAGTTTGACCACCCAGCATCCAGCACAGATTTAGCCAATCTAGTTTGAGTAAGTCCTTTAACGTTTAAATTCTCATGAGCAACACAGTCATACTTTGATAGTAGATAATTAGCTGTTTTGAAGTGAAAATCCTTGTAACAGATGCTGTTTTTATTTTGAATCCATCAGGGATAGAGCGATGTAGGATAACCTTGACTTTCCCCAACATTGGTAAGTTGATGAGGTTTCCCTGCAAGCACCCCTCTTTCATTTGGGGGTAAGTCAAGGTGCGATATCGGTTACGGGCTTTAAACCTTGGCTTCCCGCTACGTTGGCCGTTGCTATCGCCTTTGATAAATCTCTCAAACGTTACCTTCACTCGCTTGACTACATCTTGTAGGACTTGAGAGTAAATCTCTTTATACCAGGGATGAGTTTTCTTGAGTTGAGGTAAGGTTTTCTTCTGAGAGTAGTAATCTGGGTTGTCTTGTAATTCAGGCAGATGACAGATTAAGGGACAAGCATTGACTGGGGAGCGGTTTTGCTCATACCCGTTGAATCTATCAGCCAACAAATAGTTATACTGAGCGCACAGCATAGCCAGCCATCTGTCAAGTTCAATAACTTGCTGTTTGGTTGGGCGTAGCTTGTACTGGTAGGCAGTTCTCATTTGCTTACTTGCCCTCCTGTTTATCAATCTATGAACAGTATACTGTCTGTATGGTGTTTTGTTGGAACCTAATAAAAAATAATGTCATGAATGTAATTGGAAACCTCCGTTCCTACGGTTTCCCACCTATCCATCCCAACGCCAACCTGAGTTGTTACTGAGCCTGTCGAAGTACAGGTATGGCGTGGGGCTTCCGGTGAAGAAAGCTAAAAACTGCTTTACCACCCGACTGGGTAAACTGCTGTCCCTATCTTACTGCCAAGTGGGTGATCAAGATGACAGATGATGGATAAAACCGTTTTGGTGCAGAGATCCAGCATAGTGGTGTGGCAGACCCTATTTAATGAATTAGAATGGAAGCCCCGAAACTGTAGGGGCGCACAGACGTGCGCCCGATTCGATGGTAAAATCTATTCCACCATTTTAGTTGTGCCACGCCAGTCCGTTGGTTGGTCTTGTAGGGGCGGGTTTCACGGCTCACATTTTTTTCCCGCCCTGATGTAACTAAACCCGCCCCGATCAAGGTGCAAGGATTCTTGAACCAATTACCAATGACGCTATGACCGATACAGAGCTTGCTGGATAGAAGCGTCTCTCTGTATCCTACTGATGGAAAGGCTTGTAAAAAAAGGTGCTGTCATGGCTAACTCAAAAAACGTCCTGGGTACAGAACTAGAAACCTGTTGCACATCTCCCATGACCGGATTTTACCGGGATGGGAAATGCAATACTGGAGGCGGTGACTTTGGCGCTCACGTTGTTTGCGCTCAAGTTACCGAAGAGTTTCTGGAATTTACCAAACAGCGTGGGAATGACTTGAGTACACCCGTTCCCGGATTTAATTTTCCCGGTTTAAAACCAGGCGATCGCTGGTGTCTATGTGCCTCTCGCTGGCAAGAAGCCCTGGAAGCTGGCGCTGCACCTCCTGTGGTTTTGTCTGCTACTCATGCATCGGCTCTAGAATATGTTTCCTTAAGTGAACTTAAACAACATGCTCTTGATGCTCAAGATGCCTAAAAAAAATTGTGGTATTTTAATCCAAATGTATTTGATAGTTTGTGATGTTATGTCCGTTTTTATTTAACTTCTTTAGACATTTCAAGCCATTGAGAAACGGTGCGTTAGCGAAGCGTAACGCACCCTACAATTCCCGACAATTAACTCATGACTTATGACTTATCAGTTTTGGAGTTTTGCACCGATGAAAGAACCGGATTAGAATTAGTATCAACATTGTCTAAAGCGGGTTTTAGAATCTGCCAAGCTTGTTGCGCTTCGGGTAAAAATTGATCTCGTGCGGCTTTAGCTTCGGCAAATTTAATTAACGTTTTGGCAAAACTCTTATCCGTCGCTTGCTGCATTTGTTCGGGAGTCAGGGGTTCGGGGCGAAAGAGTGCCTCAATTACTGGACGCAACTCCAACGCCTGCTGCTGTATCTCTTCGAGGGTGACTCGTAAGCTGGCTAAATTCGCGATCGCCTTCACCGCTTGAATAATTTCCGGTTCATCTTCTGGCGATTCAATCGCCGATGGGGGACCAACCACAATTAAATCTTCACTGCTTAACCCATCGGCAAAACTATTCGCATCTAAGCTAGTATCCTCTGGGTCATCCATCCGCCGCTCAATTTCTTCCAGCGCCTTTTTGCGACTGCGATCGCTGTCCGTTCTGCCGCTGACTTCGATAAATAAACCCAGTTCCTTTAAATGTTTGGTGGTGTACTGAATCGTCGATTTAGTCATAATCGTTTCGATAAACAATAATTATAAACTACGATAAACTGTTATATCTTCACAGAAAAACCAGCGGCTTATCCTTCAACGGCGCAAACGCCTCAGCATCAAACCGATATAAAGACGCTGGACGCCCTGCTCCCCGTGAGGCTTTTAGACCCGTATCGGCTAAAAAACCTAACTTCAACAAACGGGTGCGGAAGTTAGAATAATCCGAGAAGTTTTCGCCTAAAACAGTAGTATAGAGTTGATAGAGGTCACTGAGCGTAAAAACATCGGGTAATACATCAAACGCGACAGGACTATACTCCAACTTATTCCGCAAACGCTGATATCCATACTCGATAATTTTGCCATGATCGAAGGCTAAGGACGGTATTTGCTTAACCGGATACCACGCAATACCACTCACTCCCTCAGCAATGAACTGTGCTTCTTCAAACCGAACTAAGGCAAAGTAGCTAACCGATAGGTAACGAACGCCAAAGCTTTTTGGGGATTCCCTAGGATCGCGATGCGGACCACCAAAGGTGTAGAGTTGTTCCAAGTAGAGATTATTCACCCGAATTTTTTCCACCAGAACCCGATGGGCAGCATCTTCTAGGGATTCTCCTTGGCGCACCAGCGTTCCCGGTAAACTCCACTGACCGGAAAAAGGGTCATCCCGGCGCATGATTAATAGCACCAAGACGCGGTTTTGTTGAGTATCGACAGAGAAAATAACAGTGTCAACACTGACTTTGAAATCAGCTAACGCTGGTTGGTTGCTCGGTTTGATGCCGCGTTCTGACATGGTTATCCAAAACTGTGACGTTTTGAACTTAAAAAAGTGATAGTCCCCCTAAAAGTATAGCTAAGAACGTCCCTGTTCCGGAGTCACCGTTGATCAAGCGTACAATTTTTCGCGATTGATATACTCTTGAACAGAAGGGGTTATGACATCTGGGTCTCCTTTTTCACGATAGGCTGTGGAGGACACTCCAGGAACATCCAGATCCGCGATCGCAACCTGAGTACCAAGCTGCCTTAATCGTTTTACTCCCGTTTCGTCTATGTCATAACCGGGACGCGGTACAACCAGTAACTGTACCTGACTGAGTAATTCTTCAATCTGATACCAACGGGGTATCTGATTGACTAAATCCGAACCCACTACGAGAGTATAGTCCACCTCATCCCCCCAAATTTCCTTGGCTTTGGCTAACGTTTCTAGGGTTCTGCTACGACTCAACTCCTCATGTACGCCAATATCATTAGGCTGTGTTTCAATTTCGGAAATTAACACCTCTAACATCCGCTTGCGGTGTTCTAGGGAGGTTTGGTGAGACTTAAACGGATTATCTGATGCCCAGACAGCGACTTTATCGTAGTGATGGGACAACCATCTGAGAATGGTTTTATGGGCTGCAGTGGGTGGATCAGCACTGGTTCCGAATAAGGCAATTGTTGTCATGTCAAGTCCGGTAGCATTGTCATTATAGATTGGGCAGGGAGATACAGACACAAGAAAGAAGCATGTTATCTTCGACCCTCGTGTAGGGGCGACCCGCTTGCACAAATCAACAATTATATCCACTCAATTTGATCGGGTCGCCCTTTACTAAAATCTCTGTTTCAGAAAATGTTTTTGTAGGTAGTTATTTATTTTACTTTACATGCTACATCATATCTAAATTTAGACATCGGTAGCTTCTTTATCTAATCGTTTTTCCGTCTGTTGAGTAAGCTGTTTTAATTCATCCGAAATCTCTACTTGTAGAGGCTGGGGATCATCAAGTTGGCGGATTACATCAGGAATCATTGCCACAGTCGCCGCTGTACGTTTTTTGATATCCGCTAATGGTTCCGGTGGGTTTAACCGTTTACCCTCTTTAACCATTAGTTGTAACAATGGCTGTTCGTTGGCTTGAGGAGATTCAGATGCCATTGCTAGTCGATCTTTACTAATTTTCCCGTCAACACAATGACGGAAAACTTGTTTGCGTCCAGGATAAGTTTCTTTACTACTCGACTGTTTCATCGTAGGAATACCATCCATTTCCACCAGTTTGTACACCCCATTAACTGGCTTACCTGTCACCAGTCGTGTACCAACACCATAACCATCAATAATACCGCCTGCTTGTTTAATCTTGGCAATCTCCCATTCATCCATGTCACCACTGGCAAAGATTTTCGCATCCGGTAACAGCGAATTCACTTGTTTAGACAAATCAGCAATATCTCCCGAATCTAAGCGCACACCTGCAACGTTTGTCTGATTTGCTTTAACCTGTTCTGCCAGACGTTGAGCCGCCCCAACTGTATCATAAGTATCAATTAATAGAGGTGAAGTGGGAAAATAGCGTTGAAATGCACTAAATGCCTCATCCTCACTCCCCGATACAGCAGCAATTGCCATCACTAGAGAATGTGCCATTGTGCCACTGGGTTTTTGGTTTAACTTCAGTGCAGCAACCACATTTGAGGTAGAATCAAACCCGGCGGCTAATGCTGCCCGTGCTGCCCAGATTGCGCCTTGTGGACTAAATGCACGGCGAGTACCAAATTCCAACAGCTTGGCATCCTCT comes from Coleofasciculus chthonoplastes PCC 7420 and encodes:
- a CDS encoding DUF2237 family protein, coding for MANSKNVLGTELETCCTSPMTGFYRDGKCNTGGGDFGAHVVCAQVTEEFLEFTKQRGNDLSTPVPGFNFPGLKPGDRWCLCASRWQEALEAGAAPPVVLSATHASALEYVSLSELKQHALDAQDA
- a CDS encoding NUDIX hydrolase, translated to MSERGIKPSNQPALADFKVSVDTVIFSVDTQQNRVLVLLIMRRDDPFSGQWSLPGTLVRQGESLEDAAHRVLVEKIRVNNLYLEQLYTFGGPHRDPRESPKSFGVRYLSVSYFALVRFEEAQFIAEGVSGIAWYPVKQIPSLAFDHGKIIEYGYQRLRNKLEYSPVAFDVLPDVFTLSDLYQLYTTVLGENFSDYSNFRTRLLKLGFLADTGLKASRGAGRPASLYRFDAEAFAPLKDKPLVFL
- a CDS encoding nicotinate-nucleotide adenylyltransferase, which translates into the protein MTTIALFGTSADPPTAAHKTILRWLSHHYDKVAVWASDNPFKSHQTSLEHRKRMLEVLISEIETQPNDIGVHEELSRSRTLETLAKAKEIWGDEVDYTLVVGSDLVNQIPRWYQIEELLSQVQLLVVPRPGYDIDETGVKRLRQLGTQVAIADLDVPGVSSTAYREKGDPDVITPSVQEYINREKLYA
- a CDS encoding nicotinate phosphoribosyltransferase → MPQEDQQLTLTPADYSLLTDLYELTMAACYVGEGLENRRASFELFVRRLPNGFGYLITMGLAQALDYLENLKFEDFQIEALQATGLFDQVPDRFWSVLQSGGFSGDVWALPEGTAVFANEPLLRVEAPLWQAQLVETYILNTINYQTLIATRAARMRDVAGEDAKLLEFGTRRAFSPQGAIWAARAALAAGFDSTSNVVAALKLNQKPSGTMAHSLVMAIAAVSGSEDEAFSAFQRYFPTSPLLIDTYDTVGAAQRLAEQVKANQTNVAGVRLDSGDIADLSKQVNSLLPDAKIFASGDMDEWEIAKIKQAGGIIDGYGVGTRLVTGKPVNGVYKLVEMDGIPTMKQSSSKETYPGRKQVFRHCVDGKISKDRLAMASESPQANEQPLLQLMVKEGKRLNPPEPLADIKKRTAATVAMIPDVIRQLDDPQPLQVEISDELKQLTQQTEKRLDKEATDV